One Urocitellus parryii isolate mUroPar1 chromosome 14, mUroPar1.hap1, whole genome shotgun sequence DNA segment encodes these proteins:
- the Gins4 gene encoding DNA replication complex GINS protein SLD5 has translation MAEELDLTEQDSDGGSEEVVLTPAELIERLEQAWMNEKFAPELLESKSEIVECVIEQLDHMEENLKRAKKGDLKVSIHRMEMERIRYVLSSYLRCRLMKIEKFFPHILEKEKMRPEGESSSLSPEEFAFAKEYMAHTEAYLKNVALKHMPPNLQKVDLLRAVPKPDLDSYVFLRVKERQENILVEPETDEQRDYVIDLEEGSQHLIRYKTIAPLVASGAVQLI, from the exons ATGGCAGAGGAACTGGATCTAACAGAGCAAGACTCTGATGGGGGTAGTGAAGAGGTGGTCCTAACTCCTGCAGAGCTCATTGAAAGGCTGGAGCAG GCTTGGATGAATGAAAAGTTTGCCCCTGAACTGCTAGAAAGCAAGTCTGAAATTGTAGAATGTGTCATAGAACAACTAGATCACATG GAAGAAAATCTCAAGAGAGCCAAAAAGGGGGATCTGAAGGTCAGTATCCATCGAATGGAGATGGAGAGGATCCGCTATGTCCTCAGCAGCTACTTGCGGTGTCGACTCATGAAG ATAGAGAagttttttcctcacatccttgagAAGGAGAAAATGCGACCTGAGGGAGAGTCTTCCAGCCTTTCTCCAGAGGAGTTTGCCTTTGCCAAAGA GTACATGGCTCACACAGAGGCCTATCTTAAAAATGTTGCCTTAAAGCACATGCCTCCCAACCTACAGAAGGTGGACCTCTTAAGGGCAG TTCCAAAACCAGATCTAGATTCATATGTGTTTCTGAGAGTGAAAGAACGACAAGAAAACATACTGGTAGAGCCAGAAACAGATGAGCAGAG AGACTATGTGATTGACTTGGAAGAGGGCTCACAACACTTGATCCGATATAAAACCATTGCACCTCTCGTTGCTTCTGGAGCAGTACAGCTCATTTAA